In Helianthus annuus cultivar XRQ/B chromosome 3, HanXRQr2.0-SUNRISE, whole genome shotgun sequence, a single window of DNA contains:
- the LOC110931338 gene encoding uncharacterized protein LOC110931338: MGFPIKWVEWIKGCLSSGSGSVIVNGSPTKEFKFKRGLRQGDPLSPFLFIIAMEIINMLMKRASNLGLFHGCQIPNGGPNITHLCYADDVLFFGEWSQHNILALNRLLRWLNLLSGLKVNRQKSKLFGIGVDDAEVARLAQVVSCDVGSLPFTHLGIPIGVNMKRAKCWKPVLEKFSARLSKWKAAHLSFAGRLTLIKSVLGSLPSYFLSLFAAPKGVINKLEKIRRDFLWGKTSAGRKLRWMRWSLLLKSKKYGGLGVGSIRDFNLAMLAKWWWRFKENPNQLWAIVVDAIHKGRASNGNPPFIPVKKTLPGVWKDVASVDGSLAKNGINIKENLVLDGNKWVWRSDPDGSFSVKHIRSELDRAGGGIDSFGSSFFWNTWAPPKANFLLWRACLGKVAAKVSLINRGVLLADAFCPRCGMEEEDSEHIFVKCLWSKCIWWNIVTWMRVSYPADIQDLRTLVDYLKSQPGCKSWKRIVYSIVMGTVWRIWIARNEKTFNNKFIPISRTVDMIKEDVFLWIKNRSNRPSPGWEKWKTFDIIEML; encoded by the coding sequence ATGGGGTTCCCTATCAAATGGGTGGAGTGGATTAAGGGGTGTTTGAGTTCGGGTTCGGGGTCGGTTATTGTTAATGGGTCGCCAACCAAGGAGTTCAAATTCAAACGGGGCCTTCGTCAAGGAGACCCGCTATCTCCTTTCCTCTTTATCATTGCCATGGAAATAATAAATATGTTAATGAAAAGGGCGTCTAACTTGGGGCTGTTTCATGGGTGTCAAATTCCGAATGGTGGGCCAAACATAACCCATCTTTGTTATGCGGACGATGTTTTATTTTTTGGCGAATGGTCTCAGCATAATATTCTGGCATTGAATCGTCTCTTGAGATGGTTAAACTTGTTATCGGGTCTTAAAGTTAATCGGCAAAAGAGTAAGCTCTTCGGCATAGGGGTGGATGACGCTGAGGTCGCTCGTCTAGCCCAGGTTGTGAGTTGCGACGTCGGCTCTTTGCCTTTCACTCATTTAGGCATACCGATTGGGGTGAATATGAAACGCGCCAAGTGTTGGAAACCGGTTTTGGAGAAGTTCTCAGCTAGATTATCTAAATGGAAAGCCGCTCATTTGTCGTTTGCGGGTCGGTTGACCCTCATAAAATCGGTTCTTGGAAGCCTCCCCTCCTATTTCCTCTCTCTGTTCGCCGCTCCAAAAGGTGTGATTAATAAACTAGAAAAGATTCGAAGGGATTTTCTATGGGGTAAAACTAGTGCGGGTCGTAAGCTTCGTTGGATGCGGTGGTCTCTTCTTTTAAAGTCCAAAAAATATGGGGGCTTGGGCGTCGGTAGTATTCGAGATTTCAACCTTGCCATGCTCGccaaatggtggtggaggttcaaAGAAAACCCGAACCAACTATGGGCGATTGTGGTAGATGCAATCCATAAAGGTAGAGCTTCTAATGGCAACCCCCCATTCATTCCGGTGAAGAAAACTCTTCCAGGTGTTTGGAAGGATGTCGCTTCTGTTGATGGGTCTTTGGCGAAGAACGGGATTAATATCAAAGAAAACTTGGTGCTGGACGGAAACAAGTGGGTGTGGAGGTCTGACCCAGACGGGTCTTTTTCCGTAAAACATATTCGATCGGAGCTGGATCGGGCCGGAGGAGGTATAGACAGCTTCGGGAGTTCGTTTTTTTGGAATACCTGGGCCCCGCCGAAAGCAAACTTTCTGCTGTGGAGGGCCTGTTTGGGCAAGGTGGCTGCCAAAGTAAGCCTCATTAACAGAGGAGTGCTTCTTGCTGATGCTTTTTGTCCTCGGTGCGGCATGGAGGAGGAAGACTCGGAGCATATTTTTGTTAAATGCTTGTGGTCTAAATGCATTTGGTGGAATATAGTGACCTGGATGCGAGTCAGTTACCCGGCCGACATCCAAGACCTTCGGACCCTGGTGGATTACTTAAAGTCGCAACCGGGATGTAAATCATGGAAGAGAATAGTTTATTCGATCGTTATGGGGACGGTTTGGCGTATTTGGATTGCGAGGAATGAGAAGACCTTCAATAATAAATTTATTCCGATTTCGAGAACTGTGGACATGATCAAAGAGGACGTCTTCTTATGGATTAAGAACCGATCCAACCGTCCGAGTCCAGGCTGGGAGAAGTGGAAGACCTTTGATATTATCGAAATGTTGTAA